The following proteins come from a genomic window of Neptunomonas concharum:
- a CDS encoding OmpA family protein, with protein MKRLGLVGCSVAALVLSGCAQKPSLEWQNSQYSVSSEGVITPFESVCDADDDQDGVMNTADMCPSTPIGAVVDGEGCPVVESISLNGVNFVYKSSELTAEAKSVLDEAIKVLKTVDDAFVIEGHTDSIASDSYNRKLSQQRADSVRAYLMMGGVDSSRMQSVGMGESQPIASNETEEGRQMNRRVVFKLSK; from the coding sequence ATGAAACGTTTGGGGTTGGTTGGATGTTCAGTGGCTGCATTGGTGCTTTCCGGGTGTGCTCAGAAGCCGAGTCTGGAATGGCAGAATAGCCAGTATTCTGTATCCTCTGAAGGAGTCATTACTCCGTTTGAGAGTGTTTGTGATGCTGATGATGATCAAGATGGTGTTATGAATACTGCGGATATGTGTCCGTCAACACCCATAGGGGCGGTGGTTGATGGTGAAGGGTGTCCCGTGGTCGAGTCAATTTCATTAAACGGCGTGAATTTCGTCTACAAGTCAAGCGAGTTGACGGCAGAGGCTAAGTCTGTGCTTGATGAAGCGATTAAAGTATTGAAGACAGTCGATGATGCATTTGTTATTGAAGGGCATACTGATTCTATCGCATCTGACTCTTATAACCGTAAGCTATCGCAACAGAGAGCCGATTCGGTAAGGGCGTACTTGATGATGGGTGGTGTTGATTCCTCTCGCATGCAGTCCGTTGGTATGGGCGAGTCACAGCCTATTGCTAGCAATGAGACCGAGGAAGGGCGTCAAATGAATCGCCGAGTGGTTTTTAAGCTTAGCAAGTAG
- a CDS encoding peroxiredoxin: MGVLVGKQAPDFTAAAVLGNGEIVDAFNLSEAIKGKYGLVFFYPLDFTFVCPSELIALDHRMDAFTERGVEVIGVSIDSQFTHNAWRNTPVNAGGIGPVKYTLVADVKHEICQAYDVEHDAGVAFRGAFLIDKEGNVRSQIVNDLPLGRNMDELIRLFDALQFHEEHGEVCPAGWNKGDKGMNATAEGVAKYLSEESDKL; the protein is encoded by the coding sequence ATGGGTGTATTAGTAGGTAAACAGGCTCCTGATTTTACAGCAGCGGCAGTACTGGGTAACGGTGAGATTGTTGATGCATTTAATCTGAGTGAAGCGATCAAAGGAAAGTATGGTCTGGTATTCTTCTATCCGCTGGACTTTACCTTTGTTTGCCCATCTGAGTTGATTGCATTGGATCACCGTATGGACGCTTTCACTGAGCGTGGTGTTGAGGTGATCGGTGTGTCTATCGACTCTCAATTTACACACAATGCTTGGCGTAACACACCCGTAAACGCCGGTGGTATCGGTCCTGTGAAATATACGCTGGTTGCTGATGTGAAGCACGAAATTTGCCAGGCGTATGATGTTGAGCATGATGCGGGTGTTGCTTTCCGTGGTGCGTTCCTTATTGATAAAGAAGGTAATGTACGTTCTCAAATCGTTAACGACCTGCCACTGGGTCGTAACATGGATGAGCTGATTCGTCTTTTTGACGCTCTGCAGTTCCACGAAGAGCACGGTGAAGTATGCCCAGCTGGCTGGAATAAAGGTGACAAAGGCATGAACGCAACAGCAGAAGGTGTTGCTAAGTACCTGTCAGAAGAGTCTGACAAGCTGTAA
- the grxD gene encoding Grx4 family monothiol glutaredoxin — protein sequence MSVVDTIKEQIENNSILLYMKGTPRFPQCGFSARTVEALMACGERFAFVNILENQDIRAELPKYANWPTFPQLWVNGELVGGCDIVCEMSASGELKPLIKAAAAADGNTDSE from the coding sequence ATGAGTGTAGTAGATACAATTAAAGAACAGATCGAAAATAACTCTATCCTGCTGTATATGAAAGGCACACCACGTTTTCCACAGTGTGGCTTTTCAGCGCGTACGGTAGAAGCGCTAATGGCATGTGGCGAGCGGTTTGCTTTCGTAAATATTCTGGAAAATCAGGATATTCGTGCGGAGTTACCTAAATATGCTAATTGGCCGACGTTCCCTCAGTTATGGGTTAATGGCGAGTTAGTGGGCGGTTGCGATATCGTATGCGAAATGTCGGCCAGTGGTGAGCTAAAGCCGCTGATAAAAGCAGCGGCTGCGGCAGATGGTAATACAGATAGCGAATAA
- a CDS encoding aspartate aminotransferase family protein has protein sequence MAPQPLMNTYNRLSVSFERGEGVWLYDTDGNKYLDALSGIAVCGLGHSHPAVTRAITEQANKLIHTSNLYTIPLQEQLGETLVSISGMDSVFFCNSGAEANEAAIKIARKFGHSKGIEKPSIVVMEGAFHGRTMATLSATGNRAAQAGFEPLVGGFVRAPYNDADAIRSIAANNKEVVAILVEPIQGESGIQIPSDEYLSELRQVCDENDWLLMLDEVQTGNGRTGRYFAYQHTCIVPDVVTTAKGLGNGFPIGACLAKGRAATTLGQGNHGSTFGGTPLACAVGLAVTETIMQNDLCGHAEMIGRRLLDGFEAQLGGMEYVKEIRGKGLMIAIELTEAGTELAVLSKVKGILLNITGGGKVVRLLPPLIMTETEADLLVNTLSKLIKIYAADERSKPRS, from the coding sequence ATGGCACCACAGCCCTTAATGAACACCTATAATCGCCTCTCTGTCAGTTTTGAGCGAGGAGAGGGCGTCTGGCTGTATGACACCGATGGTAACAAGTATTTGGACGCGCTTTCTGGGATTGCGGTATGCGGTTTAGGCCACTCTCACCCTGCTGTGACTCGTGCAATTACTGAGCAAGCAAATAAATTAATCCACACCTCGAATTTATACACCATTCCCCTTCAGGAACAACTTGGGGAAACGTTAGTCAGCATTTCAGGTATGGATAGTGTTTTCTTCTGCAACTCGGGTGCAGAAGCTAATGAAGCAGCCATCAAAATTGCTCGCAAGTTTGGCCACAGTAAAGGGATCGAAAAACCCTCTATCGTAGTGATGGAAGGTGCTTTTCATGGGCGCACCATGGCAACATTAAGCGCGACCGGCAACCGTGCAGCCCAAGCAGGGTTTGAGCCTTTGGTCGGTGGCTTTGTTCGGGCACCTTATAATGACGCCGACGCTATTCGGTCCATTGCGGCAAACAACAAGGAAGTGGTTGCTATACTTGTCGAACCCATCCAAGGCGAGAGCGGCATCCAGATACCTAGTGATGAATACCTCAGCGAGCTGCGCCAAGTCTGTGATGAGAACGATTGGTTACTCATGTTAGATGAGGTACAAACCGGCAATGGCAGAACAGGACGGTACTTCGCTTACCAACACACCTGCATCGTACCTGATGTTGTGACTACAGCCAAAGGCTTAGGTAACGGCTTCCCCATTGGAGCTTGCCTTGCAAAAGGGCGTGCCGCTACAACACTAGGACAAGGAAATCACGGTTCAACCTTTGGCGGAACCCCTCTCGCATGTGCTGTTGGCCTGGCGGTGACTGAAACCATCATGCAGAACGATTTATGCGGCCACGCAGAAATGATCGGTAGACGCCTGCTGGATGGCTTCGAAGCACAACTAGGTGGAATGGAATACGTAAAAGAGATTCGTGGCAAAGGGCTCATGATTGCGATCGAGCTAACCGAAGCTGGCACGGAGTTAGCGGTTCTTTCGAAAGTAAAAGGTATTCTACTCAACATAACGGGGGGAGGAAAAGTAGTGAGACTGCTTCCGCCTTTGATTATGACAGAGACAGAAGCTGATTTGTTAGTTAACACCCTGTCCAAACTCATTAAGATTTATGCCGCTGATGAGCGGTCAAAGCCAAGAAGCTAA
- the argF gene encoding ornithine carbamoyltransferase → MTTRHFLTLQDVTPDEFKQIIKRASELKAIRNAGEVYEPLTNKVMAMIFEKASTRTRVSFEAGMAQLGGHAMFLSSRDTQLGRGEPIEDAAKVISSMVDVVMIRTYEHQTVETFAAHSKVPVINALTDDYHPCQLLADMQCFFEHRGDIKGKTVTWIGDGNNMCQSYINAATLLDFHLNIACPEGFEPNQTLVDENKERISVYRTPEEAVKGSNLVVTDVWASMGQEDEQEKRLKLFAGFQVSPALMDLAEPDAIFMHCLPAHRGEEVSDDMLDDPRSVVFDEAENRLHAQKALLEFLLVK, encoded by the coding sequence ATGACTACAAGACATTTTTTAACACTTCAGGATGTAACGCCTGATGAGTTTAAGCAAATAATTAAACGTGCATCTGAGCTAAAAGCAATACGCAATGCGGGTGAGGTTTACGAGCCACTAACCAACAAGGTTATGGCGATGATCTTTGAGAAAGCCTCCACACGAACACGCGTATCCTTTGAAGCGGGTATGGCTCAGCTTGGTGGCCATGCGATGTTTTTATCTTCCCGTGATACGCAATTAGGCCGCGGTGAGCCAATAGAAGATGCAGCAAAAGTTATTTCCAGCATGGTAGATGTGGTTATGATTCGAACATACGAACATCAAACCGTAGAAACCTTTGCCGCTCATTCAAAAGTCCCCGTAATTAACGCACTGACTGATGACTATCATCCCTGTCAGTTACTGGCTGATATGCAATGCTTTTTTGAGCATCGTGGGGATATTAAAGGCAAAACTGTCACGTGGATTGGCGATGGGAACAACATGTGCCAATCTTACATTAATGCGGCTACATTGCTGGATTTTCACCTGAACATCGCCTGCCCAGAGGGCTTTGAGCCTAACCAGACTCTGGTCGATGAAAACAAAGAGCGTATTTCAGTTTATCGCACCCCTGAGGAAGCCGTTAAAGGTTCCAACTTGGTTGTTACCGACGTATGGGCATCCATGGGACAAGAAGATGAACAGGAAAAACGCCTTAAGCTTTTTGCAGGTTTTCAGGTGAGCCCAGCATTGATGGACTTAGCAGAACCGGATGCTATCTTTATGCATTGCTTACCTGCTCACCGGGGTGAGGAAGTTAGTGACGATATGCTAGATGATCCACGCTCTGTGGTGTTTGATGAAGCAGAAAATCGCCTACATGCACAAAAAGCACTCTTAGAGTTTCTGCTCGTAAAGTAG
- a CDS encoding LysR family transcriptional regulator: MVELRHLKTLAALRDAGSLVEAAERVHLTQSALSHQIKDLEDRLNCSLFIRKTKPICFTSAGQRLLTLADEVLPMIRNTERDIARLAGGEAGRLNISIDCHSCFDWLMPTIDHFRQHWPEVEMDLASGFTFQPLPALSRGDLDLVITSDPEERNGIFYIPLFSYESVLAIGKRHRLIAKKFIHAEDLAQETVITYPVEQERLDLFTKFLIPADVEPYAIRTAELTLMILQLVASGRGVAALPNWALHEYLQRDYVAARPLGEKGVWCTLYAAIREDQKEAEFMMDFLNTAKEISFSTLTGIKSA, translated from the coding sequence ATGGTTGAATTGAGGCATCTGAAAACCCTAGCAGCATTAAGAGACGCAGGTAGCTTAGTAGAAGCAGCCGAGCGGGTACACTTGACTCAATCAGCGCTATCCCATCAAATCAAAGACCTTGAAGACAGGCTCAACTGCTCCCTGTTTATTCGCAAAACCAAACCGATTTGTTTTACCTCTGCAGGCCAACGGCTATTAACCTTGGCAGACGAAGTGCTTCCCATGATTCGCAATACCGAAAGAGACATTGCGCGATTAGCAGGCGGAGAAGCCGGTAGGCTTAACATTAGCATAGATTGCCATAGTTGCTTCGATTGGCTGATGCCTACCATCGATCACTTCAGACAACATTGGCCCGAAGTGGAAATGGATCTGGCCAGCGGTTTTACGTTTCAGCCTCTCCCCGCCCTTTCACGGGGCGATCTTGATCTGGTTATCACATCGGATCCTGAAGAGAGAAACGGTATCTTTTACATACCTCTGTTCAGTTATGAGTCCGTGCTGGCTATTGGAAAGCGACATCGCCTTATTGCTAAGAAATTTATTCATGCCGAAGATCTCGCTCAAGAAACAGTCATCACCTACCCTGTTGAGCAGGAAAGGCTCGATCTTTTTACAAAGTTCTTAATACCAGCAGATGTCGAGCCCTATGCCATTCGCACAGCTGAACTCACTTTAATGATTTTACAGCTGGTTGCTAGTGGGCGTGGTGTAGCTGCTTTACCAAATTGGGCCCTTCACGAATACCTCCAAAGAGATTATGTAGCTGCACGCCCTTTGGGTGAAAAAGGGGTTTGGTGTACGTTATATGCAGCGATTCGTGAAGATCAAAAAGAGGCGGAGTTTATGATGGACTTCCTTAATACTGCCAAGGAAATATCCTTCAGCACGCTTACGGGTATCAAATCGGCCTGA
- a CDS encoding carboxymuconolactone decarboxylase family protein, producing MSKQDYENGLKVRTEVMGEAFVQRAMDNTTEFTQPMQDWINENAWGSTWQREGLPRSTRSLITIAMLAALKAPTELKGHVRGALRNGCTPEEIQEVLLHSVVYCGAPAAQEAFRAAKEVLDEWQE from the coding sequence ATGTCAAAGCAGGACTACGAAAATGGGTTAAAGGTTCGTACAGAAGTAATGGGAGAAGCGTTTGTTCAGCGTGCTATGGATAATACGACGGAGTTTACGCAGCCGATGCAAGATTGGATTAATGAGAACGCATGGGGGTCGACGTGGCAGCGTGAAGGGCTTCCTAGAAGTACTCGCAGTTTAATTACCATTGCCATGTTAGCTGCGCTTAAAGCACCTACCGAGTTGAAAGGGCATGTGAGAGGGGCGCTAAGAAATGGTTGTACACCTGAAGAGATTCAGGAGGTGCTACTTCATTCTGTTGTATACTGTGGAGCCCCTGCCGCTCAAGAGGCATTTAGAGCTGCGAAAGAAGTATTAGACGAGTGGCAAGAGTAA
- a CDS encoding class II 3-deoxy-7-phosphoheptulonate synthase, with protein MTIWTPSSWRNHPIVQQPAYTNPQQVQQVEQQLTQLPPLVFAGEIRALHQKLGDVAQGKAFLLQGGDCAETFAEFNANKIRDTFKVLLQMAIVMTFAGSFPVVKVGRMAGQFAKPRSSDVETKDGLSLPSYRGDIVNDIAFTEAARQPDPERLLKAYHQSAATLNLMRAFAQGGFADLHQVHRWNLGFVEKSPLGEKYQHLADQIDQTLAFMEACGISANNTPQIKETSVYTSHEALLLGYEQALTRQDSITQDWYDCSAHMLWIGDRTRQPDHAHVEFLRGIKNPLGIKIGPTTQEDDLIRLLDTLNPENLPGRITLIARMGAQQITEKLAPLVRLVQQEGRQVVWSSDPMHGNTITASNGYKTRSVDAILAEIKGFFDVHRAEGSHAGGVHLEMTGHNVTECIGGAFCITEEGLADQYDTFCDPRLNGEQALELAFLIADTMKAARASVS; from the coding sequence ATGACTATCTGGACACCGAGTAGCTGGAGAAACCATCCCATTGTACAACAGCCTGCCTATACAAATCCTCAGCAGGTTCAGCAGGTCGAGCAACAACTGACCCAACTACCGCCACTGGTATTTGCCGGAGAGATTCGCGCACTGCATCAGAAACTTGGCGATGTTGCACAAGGGAAAGCGTTTTTGCTACAAGGCGGCGATTGTGCCGAAACCTTTGCTGAGTTTAATGCAAACAAAATCCGTGACACCTTTAAAGTACTGTTACAGATGGCTATTGTCATGACCTTTGCAGGTAGTTTTCCTGTTGTTAAAGTTGGCCGTATGGCAGGACAGTTTGCAAAGCCCCGTTCATCCGATGTAGAGACAAAAGATGGACTATCACTGCCTAGTTATCGTGGAGATATTGTCAATGATATCGCATTCACAGAAGCGGCCCGCCAACCTGACCCAGAGCGTTTACTAAAGGCTTATCATCAATCTGCTGCAACGCTGAATTTAATGCGCGCTTTTGCACAGGGCGGATTTGCCGATCTTCATCAAGTCCACCGCTGGAATTTAGGCTTCGTTGAGAAAAGCCCCTTAGGTGAAAAGTATCAACACCTTGCGGATCAAATTGATCAGACGCTGGCCTTTATGGAGGCCTGTGGAATATCCGCTAATAATACACCACAGATCAAAGAAACCTCCGTATACACGTCCCATGAAGCATTGTTGTTGGGCTATGAGCAAGCCTTAACTCGTCAGGACAGCATTACACAAGACTGGTATGACTGCTCTGCTCACATGTTATGGATCGGTGACCGCACGCGCCAACCCGATCATGCGCATGTGGAATTTTTACGGGGTATTAAAAATCCATTGGGCATTAAAATAGGGCCTACAACCCAGGAAGATGATTTAATTCGCCTGCTGGATACACTAAACCCTGAAAACCTGCCCGGTCGAATTACACTGATTGCGCGCATGGGGGCTCAACAAATCACAGAAAAACTCGCACCTCTGGTACGCTTGGTCCAGCAAGAGGGCCGGCAAGTGGTTTGGAGTTCTGACCCTATGCACGGTAACACTATCACGGCCTCTAATGGTTACAAAACCCGCAGTGTCGATGCGATTCTGGCCGAGATTAAAGGCTTCTTTGATGTTCATCGCGCAGAAGGAAGCCATGCCGGTGGCGTCCATCTTGAGATGACAGGTCACAATGTAACCGAGTGTATTGGCGGCGCATTCTGCATCACAGAGGAAGGCCTTGCCGATCAATATGATACGTTCTGCGACCCTCGTCTAAACGGCGAACAAGCCCTAGAACTTGCATTTTTGATCGCCGATACGATGAAAGCCGCTAGGGCTAGCGTATCATGA
- a CDS encoding YqcC family protein has translation MTDQHQKLLVILDQITQELKRKALWQDSPPSPEALASTQPFCVDTLTFAEWAQWIMIPRFGVMVHQGHPLPNQSDIFSMAEEALKLVSQDTQQLEALFLELDNCLRNTVH, from the coding sequence ATGACCGATCAGCATCAAAAGTTGTTAGTAATACTTGATCAGATCACTCAAGAGCTGAAGCGTAAGGCCCTCTGGCAGGACTCCCCTCCATCTCCAGAAGCATTAGCCAGTACGCAACCTTTCTGTGTAGATACACTCACTTTTGCAGAGTGGGCTCAGTGGATAATGATTCCTCGATTTGGGGTGATGGTTCATCAAGGCCACCCACTACCCAATCAAAGTGACATCTTCTCAATGGCAGAAGAGGCTTTAAAATTGGTCTCGCAAGATACACAACAGTTGGAAGCTCTGTTTCTGGAACTGGATAATTGCTTACGAAACACTGTGCATTAA
- a CDS encoding CBS domain-containing protein: MSDRQVVRVRDVMTQDYGMVDGLTTIRDALDQFKAREASVLIINKRHEDDEFGILLISDIAKKVVAKDRAPERVNVYEVMAKPVISVDPQMDVRYCARLFENFGLSMAPVIKGGEILGVVSYNEIVLQGLV; the protein is encoded by the coding sequence ATGAGTGATCGACAGGTAGTACGTGTTAGGGATGTAATGACACAAGACTACGGCATGGTGGATGGGTTAACGACGATTCGAGATGCTTTAGATCAGTTCAAAGCCCGTGAAGCGTCTGTGTTAATCATCAATAAGCGTCATGAGGATGATGAGTTTGGCATTCTGTTGATATCGGATATCGCCAAAAAGGTTGTTGCCAAAGATAGAGCGCCTGAACGTGTTAATGTTTATGAAGTGATGGCTAAGCCAGTGATCTCTGTAGATCCGCAAATGGATGTGCGCTATTGCGCTCGTTTGTTTGAAAATTTCGGGCTATCGATGGCGCCAGTTATTAAGGGTGGTGAAATCTTGGGTGTGGTAAGTTATAACGAAATCGTACTGCAAGGGCTGGTTTAG
- a CDS encoding P-II family nitrogen regulator, which translates to MHFKLLLVFVEDSKTDVVMKAAREAGATGATIINNARGEGVTKTKTFFGLSLETQRDVLLFIVEEHLSRKILETISSVGGFDEAPGRGIAIQVDVEDAVGVAHQIETLTNVVEGEL; encoded by the coding sequence ATGCACTTTAAATTATTGCTGGTGTTTGTCGAAGACAGTAAGACCGACGTCGTTATGAAAGCCGCAAGAGAAGCCGGTGCTACTGGTGCGACAATTATCAATAATGCGCGTGGGGAGGGCGTTACTAAAACAAAGACTTTTTTTGGTCTGTCTTTGGAAACACAACGTGATGTTTTGCTCTTTATTGTTGAAGAACACTTGAGCCGTAAAATTTTGGAGACCATCTCTTCTGTCGGCGGATTTGATGAAGCGCCGGGTCGGGGAATTGCGATTCAGGTTGATGTCGAGGATGCTGTGGGGGTCGCACACCAGATTGAGACGCTGACGAATGTGGTGGAGGGGGAGTTATGA
- a CDS encoding DUF1538 domain-containing protein produces MLVFLTEFFEVLVATVKDVLPIAAILFGFQLFVIRKRIPHLSRVIVGFIYVLIGLALFLLGLEKALFPIGKLMAEQLTSPDFIREWSQTASDTLHWSDYYWVYLFAFAIGASTTIAEPSLIAVAIKANEVSGGAIGVWGLRLAVALGVAVGISLGTWRIVTGYPIHWFIISGYIVVVIQTLFAPKLIVPLAYDSGGVTTSTVTVPLVAALGLGLAETVPGRSALIDGFGLIAFASLFPMITVMGYAQMTEWLARRAVRNASSSPLSQ; encoded by the coding sequence ATGCTGGTTTTTCTGACCGAATTCTTTGAAGTGCTGGTGGCTACGGTGAAGGATGTTTTACCGATAGCGGCTATTCTATTTGGCTTTCAGTTATTTGTTATTCGCAAGCGTATACCTCATTTAAGTAGAGTCATTGTGGGGTTTATTTATGTGTTGATTGGTTTGGCGCTGTTTCTGTTAGGCCTTGAAAAAGCGCTCTTTCCTATAGGCAAGTTGATGGCCGAACAACTGACCAGCCCAGACTTTATACGTGAGTGGAGCCAGACCGCCTCTGATACGTTGCATTGGAGTGATTACTATTGGGTTTATCTGTTCGCGTTTGCCATAGGTGCCAGTACTACTATTGCCGAACCTTCGTTGATAGCGGTGGCTATTAAAGCTAATGAAGTATCAGGTGGTGCTATTGGTGTATGGGGCTTGCGATTAGCAGTGGCGCTGGGTGTGGCAGTGGGGATCTCTTTGGGAACCTGGCGAATTGTCACAGGTTATCCCATACATTGGTTTATTATTTCTGGCTATATCGTTGTTGTAATTCAAACCCTATTTGCACCAAAGCTTATCGTCCCATTAGCCTACGACTCAGGCGGTGTAACAACATCAACCGTTACCGTGCCTTTGGTTGCTGCTCTAGGATTAGGGTTAGCGGAAACCGTACCGGGTCGCAGCGCCTTGATTGATGGGTTTGGGTTGATCGCGTTTGCGAGCCTTTTTCCTATGATTACAGTGATGGGGTATGCACAGATGACAGAATGGTTGGCTCGTCGAGCAGTTCGCAACGCTTCGTCTAGCCCTCTCTCTCAGTAA
- a CDS encoding DUF1538 domain-containing protein: protein MLALFRSMLGSLRDLAPIILVIAFFQMVVLQQPVPDLFGLLLGLVCVMLGLTFFIYGLEMGLFPIGETMAHAFARKGSLFWLLAFAFSLGFGTTIAEPALIAVAAEASIVAAEGGMIDSDEASKASYASGLRLTVAFSVGLAIVLGVLRILRGWSIQYMIIAGYMLVVIMTIFAPKEIIGIAYDSGGVTTSTITVPLVTALGVGLASSIEGRNPMVDGFGLIAFASLTPMIFVMGYGMVI from the coding sequence ATGTTAGCGCTTTTTCGGTCAATGTTGGGCAGCTTAAGGGATTTAGCCCCTATTATTTTAGTGATCGCCTTTTTTCAGATGGTTGTATTACAGCAGCCAGTTCCGGATCTTTTTGGGCTACTACTCGGTTTAGTCTGTGTAATGCTTGGCCTGACCTTTTTTATCTATGGATTAGAAATGGGCCTTTTTCCCATTGGTGAAACAATGGCGCATGCTTTCGCCCGAAAAGGGAGCCTCTTTTGGCTGTTGGCATTTGCATTTTCTCTGGGTTTTGGTACGACGATCGCGGAACCGGCCTTAATTGCGGTCGCTGCAGAAGCTTCGATCGTGGCGGCTGAAGGGGGCATGATCGATTCAGATGAGGCGTCAAAAGCAAGTTATGCCTCAGGCTTACGGTTGACGGTCGCTTTCTCCGTTGGGTTAGCTATTGTTTTAGGCGTCCTGCGAATTCTCAGGGGCTGGTCTATTCAGTATATGATCATTGCTGGATATATGCTGGTGGTGATCATGACCATCTTTGCACCCAAAGAGATTATCGGCATTGCATATGATTCTGGAGGGGTGACCACTTCGACGATCACCGTTCCTTTAGTCACCGCATTAGGCGTTGGGTTGGCTTCTTCTATTGAAGGGCGCAACCCGATGGTGGATGGTTTTGGGTTGATTGCCTTTGCTTCGCTCACGCCAATGATCTTTGTAATGGGCTATGGAATGGTGATTTGA
- a CDS encoding DUF3549 family protein translates to MSDFSSISALLNQSGASYRIFDMGRRISKLTSDQFEKLEQGLIPYPSPYLHHAWLALMLWNPKQTDQNVVWFLKFPLDEQGFLVQAVRDDFLNRLLQNISQMLNQTSLDDSNDALKDNPFSFTPDQEKMAMFHSMANKLTNAGASHFYSGAKAYLGGEMGWKNWSGVGYQGVADLVTRLDEDNNSAYLINAIPHLPTEPLVALCTCLEHASPNHRIATALQRRLESAISDAHASSLIAALLRGLSNIHNDVMVKEAIETVLTSTHAGNAEILTAIATRCHTSLQHPDLLSLYLEKLAVSEAGQAGFSRILADLMFIPVMRILILQAFRNPQRSDALTTAVGNMFGKQFAGSV, encoded by the coding sequence ATGTCAGATTTTTCGTCCATCAGTGCACTTTTAAATCAAAGTGGAGCCAGCTATCGAATTTTTGATATGGGCCGTCGTATCTCAAAGCTCACGAGTGACCAGTTCGAAAAATTAGAGCAAGGGCTTATCCCCTACCCATCTCCTTACTTGCACCACGCCTGGCTCGCGCTGATGTTGTGGAATCCAAAGCAAACAGATCAAAATGTAGTTTGGTTTCTTAAATTCCCTTTAGATGAACAAGGTTTTTTAGTGCAAGCGGTGAGGGACGATTTTCTTAATCGTTTATTACAAAACATCTCACAAATGCTGAACCAAACTTCACTCGATGACAGCAATGATGCGCTCAAGGACAACCCTTTTTCCTTCACTCCGGATCAAGAAAAGATGGCTATGTTTCATAGTATGGCCAACAAGTTAACAAACGCAGGCGCTAGCCACTTTTACTCAGGTGCTAAAGCTTATCTTGGGGGAGAGATGGGATGGAAAAACTGGTCGGGCGTTGGCTATCAAGGGGTTGCAGACTTGGTTACTCGACTTGATGAAGACAATAACAGCGCCTATTTAATAAACGCCATACCTCATCTTCCCACTGAACCTTTAGTCGCTCTGTGTACGTGTTTAGAACATGCTTCGCCCAATCATCGTATTGCAACTGCACTGCAACGAAGGCTCGAATCTGCCATTAGCGACGCACACGCCTCCAGTTTAATTGCTGCCCTCTTGCGCGGTTTATCAAATATCCATAATGATGTAATGGTGAAAGAGGCTATAGAGACGGTATTAACCTCAACGCATGCGGGTAATGCCGAAATTCTGACTGCCATAGCGACGCGCTGCCATACCAGCTTGCAACATCCGGATCTGCTCAGTTTATACTTAGAAAAACTGGCAGTTTCTGAAGCGGGCCAAGCAGGATTTTCACGTATATTAGCCGATCTGATGTTTATACCCGTCATGCGTATTTTGATTCTGCAAGCATTCCGTAACCCACAACGTTCAGACGCTTTAACCACGGCCGTGGGTAACATGTTTGGAAAACAGTTCGCGGGTTCAGTCTGA